CTAGTTCGGCAGCAGCCTGTAGAATCAAAGCAGGAGATTGCTTGCAAAGCGCAATGTATTCGGGCAATTTAGCCGCTTGGCCCTCTAACTAAAAGGCCGACCAAAGGTGGTGCAAGGCCTCCGGGACCGAGCTAAGGATGTCTGTAGCTTGCTCTGGCGCCTTGTAGGGCTGATTGCTATAGAAGTTGTAGGCAATGCTAGAGGGATCGCCTTCTGCTCGGAACAACTCGATGATCCAGCGGCTTTTGTTGTATTGCTGGACCAAAGGTTTTTCGGCTGGCCGATACTTAAAGTCGCTCTCATTTACATAGCGGTTCCCCATACGAACATGGTTCATAAAGTAGTATTTGGGGGCAAAGTGTTGTTTGAGGGGCCCATCATATAAGCGGCTAAACTGCTCCTGAGAGAGCAATTCATATTCATGATAGAAAGAAAAGGCCGACAGCCCAAAGAGCCAAGCGGATAAGTTGGGGGCCATGGCCGAGTTAATTTGGCTGCCCCAGAGTCCATTGTTGTTATGCTCGTAGCAGTAGATTTTTCCCTGCTCTTGCTCTGTACCATAAAGCTGATAAAGGTAGCTATAGTAGCCATAGCGGTAGCGGCCATTTTGCTGCTGTTGGGGTTGGTCCAAACAAATCCCTCCCGTAAACCAATCCATGATATGGTCATAGGGATATTCCTCTTGCATAGAGAGCAGGGCGGCCTCAAAGAGGTTTTGGCCTGCTGCTTTTTGGTCCAAAAGCGCTTGGTTTTTAGGTAGGGCCAGCAAAAGGCTATCAAAGAGTTCTCTTTGGCCAATGGCGGACCAAAGCGCATAGAGTTGGCCTAAGTCTTCGGGCAGGGGCATACCCCAAAGCTGCTCGAAATTAGCCTTCATCTTGGCCACTGCTGCCGATTGGTCCTGAGCCAACAGCTGCGGATAAATTCGGCCCAACATCTCTTGGTAGCGGCTAGGGAAAAAGCCATTGGGACCAGGCGTCAATAGATCGTCTAGGGCTACAGTTAATAAGGCAAAGCCCTTGCTGCTACAAGCTGTTCCATCGGCAAGGAAGTACTCCCGATGATCTTCTTGCCCATTTGTTTTATAGTGAATTTCGTAGCGGTCAACTCTTTGGTCGACCTGATTCATGAAGCGCTCTTGGCTATAACTTTTGTTGCGGTAAAAATGATGCACGCCCTGGGCTTTGCCTTGGGCGTATTCGCCTGCTCTAGAAACCTTGCCGTCGTTATGGTAGCGCTTGAGTGGACCATGCAAAACGCCATGATCATAATTGGCCTCACAAACGAGGCTGGCATCGGGCCGCCACCATTTCCAAAGGCCATGCTTTTTGCCCTCTTGGTCATAGGGGCCCATTTCCCATTCATAATCGCTTTGGTTCCAGCAAGCTTCTTTAGGGACCGAAGCGGGCTTGTGGCTAAGGTAGTTGGTGACCTCTTGGCCATTTTGCAAAAGATAGCGCTTGCCAAGGGCTTGACCATTTACATAGCGCTGTAAGACTTTGACAATTTGGTTGTAGTAGACCTCTCTGGGGAAAGGCTCTTTGCTATTGCCCGAGCGTTGGCGATAGAAGGCCAACCAGCCGTCTAGTTTGCCTGCTTTATAAGACCCTTCCTGAGAAATACTGCCATCGGGATGATAGCGGCGATAATCATTGATGTGCTTGCCCTGCTCATCATACTCCATTTCCATCCAAAGCTGGCCATTTTTTCGCCAGATTTTCCAAGGGCCAACGGTTTTTCCGTTTGCATTGATTTCGCCAGCTTCCCAGCGGTTTTTACTCTTGACCCATTTTGCCTCCTCGGGCAAATTAGCGGGTCTATTGGGTTGTTTTGCCATGCTAGTTAATTTTTGTGTTTCAGTTTAGGGTTTTTCCTTGGCTTTTGCAAGTTTTTCTAGGCGCAAAACGGCTTTTCTGCGCCCTACAGGCCCGAAGGGCCGCAGGCTGAGCTGCCGGAGCAGGGCCGCCGCAGGCGGCAGACCCAA
This genomic interval from Saprospira grandis contains the following:
- a CDS encoding toxin-antitoxin system YwqK family antitoxin — protein: MAKQPNRPANLPEEAKWVKSKNRWEAGEINANGKTVGPWKIWRKNGQLWMEMEYDEQGKHINDYRRYHPDGSISQEGSYKAGKLDGWLAFYRQRSGNSKEPFPREVYYNQIVKVLQRYVNGQALGKRYLLQNGQEVTNYLSHKPASVPKEACWNQSDYEWEMGPYDQEGKKHGLWKWWRPDASLVCEANYDHGVLHGPLKRYHNDGKVSRAGEYAQGKAQGVHHFYRNKSYSQERFMNQVDQRVDRYEIHYKTNGQEDHREYFLADGTACSSKGFALLTVALDDLLTPGPNGFFPSRYQEMLGRIYPQLLAQDQSAAVAKMKANFEQLWGMPLPEDLGQLYALWSAIGQRELFDSLLLALPKNQALLDQKAAGQNLFEAALLSMQEEYPYDHIMDWFTGGICLDQPQQQQNGRYRYGYYSYLYQLYGTEQEQGKIYCYEHNNNGLWGSQINSAMAPNLSAWLFGLSAFSFYHEYELLSQEQFSRLYDGPLKQHFAPKYYFMNHVRMGNRYVNESDFKYRPAEKPLVQQYNKSRWIIELFRAEGDPSSIAYNFYSNQPYKAPEQATDILSSVPEALHHLWSAF